One Bacillus horti DNA segment encodes these proteins:
- the greA gene encoding transcription elongation factor GreA: MTEKEVILTPEGLRKLEDELDHLKSVKRKEVAERIKAAISYGDISENSEYDDAKNEQAFIEGRVITLEKMLRNARIIQEHEVNTEVVSIGATVILKDVEFNEEVEFTIVGSAESNPTENKISNESPVGQALLGKTKGTVVEANVPAGMIQYEILDIIKK, translated from the coding sequence ATGACAGAAAAAGAAGTAATTCTTACTCCGGAAGGATTAAGAAAATTAGAGGATGAGCTAGATCATCTTAAATCAGTAAAAAGAAAAGAAGTAGCTGAACGCATTAAAGCGGCGATAAGCTATGGAGATATTAGTGAAAACTCAGAATATGACGACGCCAAAAATGAACAGGCTTTCATTGAAGGGCGAGTGATTACTTTAGAGAAAATGCTTCGCAACGCTCGAATCATTCAAGAGCATGAGGTGAACACAGAGGTTGTGAGTATTGGGGCAACCGTTATCCTTAAGGATGTTGAATTTAATGAAGAGGTTGAGTTTACGATTGTAGGCTCTGCAGAATCTAACCCAACTGAAAATAAAATTTCAAATGAATCACCAGTGGGGCAGGCTCTTTTAGGTAAAACAAAAGGGACAGTGGTAGAGGCTAACGTTCCAGCGGGTATGATTCAGTATGAAATTCTAGATATTATAAAGAAATAA
- the lysS gene encoding lysine--tRNA ligase: MSEELNDQLQVRRQKMTSLRDQGIDPFGQKYVREHVAAELLQKYDAVAKEDLDPQEIEVNIAGRLMAKRGQGKAGFGHLQDLSGRIQIYVRQDQVGDEAYSIFDQLDLGDLIGVRGALFKTNRGETSIKVKELTMLTKALRPLPDKYHGLKDVEQRYRKRYVDLIINPEVRDTFVARSRIIQSMRRYLDKLGFLEVETPTLHTIAGGASARPFITHHNALDIELYMRIAIELHLKRLIVGGLEKVYEIGRVYRNEGISTRHNPEFTMLELYEAYGDYQDIMKLTEELIEHIALEVHGKTTVQYEDKNINLATPWKRISMVDAVKEVVGIDFSQPMSDEEARALAKEHGVEIQSHMKFGHILNEFFEQKVEETLIQPTFIYGHPVEISPLAKKNEQDPRFTDRFELFIVAREHANAFTELNDPIDQKERFEAQLLEKEAGNDEAHEMDHDFIEALEYGMPPTGGLGIGIDRLVMLLTNSSSIRDVLLFPTMKETKEHVTEEE; this comes from the coding sequence ATGAGTGAAGAATTAAATGATCAGCTGCAGGTAAGACGGCAGAAAATGACGAGTCTAAGAGATCAAGGGATTGATCCGTTTGGTCAAAAATATGTACGTGAGCATGTGGCAGCTGAGCTTTTGCAGAAATATGATGCTGTTGCCAAAGAAGACCTCGACCCTCAAGAGATTGAAGTGAATATTGCAGGGCGTTTAATGGCCAAGCGAGGTCAAGGAAAAGCGGGCTTTGGTCACCTTCAAGACTTATCAGGGAGAATTCAAATTTATGTTCGACAGGATCAAGTGGGTGACGAGGCCTACTCTATTTTTGATCAGCTGGACCTTGGAGACCTGATCGGTGTGCGAGGAGCTTTGTTTAAAACGAATCGTGGGGAAACGAGTATAAAAGTAAAGGAACTGACTATGCTGACCAAGGCATTGCGTCCTTTGCCAGATAAATACCACGGTCTAAAAGATGTTGAGCAGCGCTATCGGAAGCGTTATGTGGATTTAATCATTAATCCCGAGGTGCGCGATACATTTGTAGCACGTAGCCGCATTATCCAGTCGATGAGACGTTATCTAGACAAGCTAGGATTTTTAGAGGTAGAAACTCCGACCTTACACACGATTGCAGGTGGTGCTTCCGCTCGCCCTTTTATTACACACCATAACGCTTTAGATATCGAACTATATATGCGTATTGCCATCGAATTGCATTTGAAGCGCCTGATCGTTGGTGGTTTGGAAAAGGTGTATGAAATCGGCAGAGTCTATCGTAATGAGGGGATTTCTACTCGACATAATCCCGAGTTTACCATGCTTGAGCTCTATGAAGCGTATGGGGATTATCAGGATATTATGAAGCTGACCGAGGAGCTTATTGAACATATTGCTCTTGAGGTGCACGGTAAAACGACGGTTCAATATGAGGATAAAAATATCAACCTAGCTACTCCTTGGAAAAGAATCTCTATGGTGGATGCCGTTAAAGAGGTTGTGGGAATTGACTTCAGTCAGCCTATGTCAGATGAAGAAGCTCGTGCCTTAGCGAAAGAGCATGGGGTAGAGATACAGTCACATATGAAGTTTGGGCATATTTTGAATGAGTTCTTTGAACAGAAGGTGGAAGAAACCCTCATTCAGCCAACATTTATCTATGGACACCCTGTTGAAATTTCCCCGTTAGCGAAGAAAAATGAACAGGATCCTCGCTTTACCGATCGCTTTGAGCTGTTTATCGTTGCTCGCGAACATGCTAATGCTTTTACTGAGCTTAACGATCCAATCGATCAAAAAGAAAGATTTGAAGCTCAGTTGCTGGAAAAAGAAGCAGGAAATGATGAAGCGCATGAGATGGATCATGACTTTATTGAAGCGTTAGAGTATGGAATGCCGCCAACGGGTGGGCTAGGTATTGGTATTGACCGTTTAGTTATGCTATTAACAAACTCGTCTTCAATTCGCGATGTCCTTTTATTCCCTACAATGAAGGAAACAAAGGAACATGTGACTGAGGAAGAGTAA